Proteins from a genomic interval of Rhodothermus marinus:
- a CDS encoding hemolysin family protein, translating to MLFLLISALLSGSEAALLSLRTVGFTSGEATDPAVRRLQELLARPRHLIVTLQLLNTLANVGAALMAVVLAARLAWQVHWPPALVLLTELLVVALVLLVVGEITPRLLAGRYAEPFARRMAAVVWLLQRALYPVADALVRLSAHVQRRLRALERPLSPDELKALEVAQDGMLGEDERELLAAILEFGETTVREIMVSRLDIVAIPETATFGEVLECIRTSGHSRLPLYAEHLDNILGIVYAKDLLPYLGRAELDRPLNWREIARPAMFVPLSKRLDDLLRDFQRRKTHMAIVVDEYGGTAGLVTLEDVLEEIVGDIRDEHDESEPVLYEQLDEYTYRVDARMNLDDLAELLGIELDTESFDFETLGGLIFHLLGVIPEPGDEVQYGPLHLRVETVDNHRIGQVLVRVEPTPVAVRKNGAES from the coding sequence GTGTTGTTCTTGTTGATTTCGGCGCTGCTGTCCGGTTCGGAAGCGGCGCTGCTGTCGCTGCGGACGGTCGGGTTTACGTCCGGTGAGGCGACCGATCCGGCCGTTCGCCGGTTGCAGGAGCTGCTGGCCCGTCCCCGTCATCTGATCGTGACGCTCCAGCTGCTCAACACGCTGGCGAACGTGGGCGCGGCCCTGATGGCCGTGGTGCTGGCAGCGCGGCTGGCGTGGCAGGTCCACTGGCCGCCGGCGCTCGTGCTCCTGACGGAGTTGCTGGTTGTGGCGCTCGTGCTGCTGGTGGTGGGGGAGATCACACCGCGCCTGCTGGCCGGACGCTACGCCGAGCCGTTCGCCCGACGCATGGCCGCCGTGGTCTGGCTGCTGCAACGCGCGCTCTATCCGGTGGCCGATGCGCTGGTGCGGCTGAGCGCGCACGTGCAGCGACGGCTCCGCGCTCTGGAGCGTCCGCTTTCGCCGGATGAGCTGAAAGCGCTGGAGGTGGCGCAGGACGGCATGCTCGGCGAGGACGAACGCGAGCTGCTGGCCGCCATCCTGGAGTTCGGTGAAACCACGGTGCGGGAGATCATGGTGAGCCGGCTCGACATTGTCGCCATTCCCGAGACGGCCACCTTTGGCGAGGTGCTCGAGTGCATCCGCACCAGCGGCCACTCGCGCCTTCCGCTCTACGCCGAACACCTCGACAACATTCTGGGCATCGTCTATGCCAAGGACCTGCTTCCGTATCTGGGACGGGCTGAGCTGGACCGGCCGCTGAACTGGCGGGAGATCGCCCGGCCGGCCATGTTCGTGCCGCTCAGCAAGCGGCTGGACGATCTGCTGCGCGACTTCCAGCGGCGCAAAACGCACATGGCCATCGTGGTGGACGAGTACGGCGGGACGGCCGGCCTGGTGACGCTGGAAGACGTGCTGGAAGAGATCGTGGGCGACATCCGTGACGAGCACGACGAAAGCGAGCCGGTCCTTTACGAGCAGCTCGACGAATACACCTACCGGGTTGATGCCCGGATGAACCTGGACGATCTGGCTGAGCTGCTGGGCATCGAGCTGGACACGGAGTCGTTCGATTTCGAAACGCTCGGTGGTCTGATCTTCCACCTGCTCGGCGTGATTCCGGAGCCGGGCGACGAAGTGCAGTATGGCCCGCTGCACCTGCGCGTGGAGACGGTCGACAACCACCGGATCGGCCAGGTGCTGGTGCGGGTTGAACCGACGCCGGTAGCCGTCCGCAAGAACGGAGCCGAGTCATGA
- the purF gene encoding amidophosphoribosyltransferase, translated as MREIKEYCGIFGVYNAPNAARLIYYGLHALQHRGQESAGIVTSTYDEVRQRPVMPVHKGFGLVLDVFDDPSIFETKLLGRAGIGHNRYSTSGSATNPANIQPFVVHYRDGNIALAHNGNLSNARELRQAFSERGTLFLTTSDSELILHLIAQSRRQRQIDQIIDALTQLEGAFSLLILTDSSLIAVRDPNGFRPLALGRLRNEDGSWAYCVASETCAFDLIGAEYVRDIEPGEILVIDQKGCETGQFERYFLPRRYRISQCIFEYVYFARPDSKVFGEMVDKVRRKLGKQLAHEAPVPEVGPDEKPPIVISVPDSSNTIALGYTTECQKLGYRCRYEIGLIRNHYVGRTFIAPGQDRREMRVRCKFNTVEGVLRDRIVVVVDDSIVRGTTSRFLVNMIRQAGAREVHLRIASPPVISPCFYGMDFPSAEELLANKFASIEEMRQWLGVDSLAYLSVEGLMKAVRSAHPNGLDYCNACFTADYPVPVEMGVTKEENEW; from the coding sequence ATGCGTGAAATCAAAGAGTACTGCGGTATTTTTGGCGTTTACAATGCCCCCAACGCGGCGCGTCTGATCTACTACGGCCTGCATGCGCTCCAGCACCGGGGACAGGAATCGGCCGGCATTGTGACGTCCACCTACGACGAGGTGCGCCAGCGTCCCGTCATGCCGGTACACAAGGGCTTCGGGCTGGTGCTCGACGTGTTCGACGATCCGTCCATTTTCGAGACCAAGCTGCTGGGGCGGGCGGGGATCGGGCACAACCGGTATTCGACGAGCGGCTCGGCCACCAATCCGGCCAACATCCAGCCGTTCGTCGTGCACTACCGCGACGGCAACATTGCGCTGGCACATAACGGCAACCTCTCGAACGCGCGCGAGCTGCGCCAGGCCTTCAGCGAACGGGGCACCCTTTTTCTCACCACCAGCGATAGCGAGCTCATCCTGCACCTGATCGCCCAGAGCCGTCGCCAGCGCCAGATCGATCAGATCATCGACGCGCTCACGCAACTCGAAGGGGCTTTTTCGCTGCTGATCCTGACCGACTCCAGCCTGATTGCCGTGCGCGATCCGAACGGTTTCCGGCCGCTGGCGCTGGGACGGTTGCGCAACGAGGACGGCTCCTGGGCCTACTGCGTGGCCAGCGAAACCTGCGCGTTTGACCTGATCGGTGCCGAGTATGTGCGCGACATCGAGCCCGGCGAGATCCTGGTCATCGATCAGAAGGGCTGCGAGACGGGTCAGTTCGAGCGTTACTTCCTGCCGCGCCGCTATCGCATCAGCCAGTGCATTTTCGAGTATGTTTACTTTGCCCGGCCCGACTCGAAAGTCTTTGGCGAGATGGTCGACAAGGTGCGACGCAAGCTGGGCAAGCAGCTTGCGCACGAGGCACCGGTGCCGGAGGTCGGTCCGGACGAAAAGCCGCCGATCGTGATCTCGGTCCCGGACTCCTCCAATACGATCGCGCTGGGCTACACCACCGAATGCCAGAAGCTGGGCTACCGTTGCCGCTACGAGATCGGTCTGATCCGCAACCACTACGTCGGACGCACCTTTATCGCGCCGGGCCAGGACCGACGCGAAATGCGCGTCCGGTGCAAGTTCAACACGGTCGAAGGCGTACTGCGCGATCGTATCGTAGTGGTGGTGGACGATTCCATCGTGCGCGGCACGACCTCGCGTTTTCTGGTCAACATGATCCGACAGGCGGGGGCGCGCGAAGTGCATCTCCGGATCGCCTCGCCACCGGTGATCAGCCCGTGCTTCTACGGGATGGACTTCCCGAGCGCCGAGGAGCTGCTGGCCAACAAGTTTGCCAGCATCGAGGAGATGCGCCAGTGGCTGGGGGTGGATTCGCTGGCCTACCTGTCGGTCGAGGGACTGATGAAAGCCGTTCGCTCGGCCCATCCCAACGGACTGGACTACTGCAACGCCTGCTTCACGGCCGACTACCCGGTGCCCGTCGAGATGGGCGTGACGAAGGAGGAGAACGAGTGGTAG